A stretch of Paracoccus sp. N5 DNA encodes these proteins:
- a CDS encoding helix-turn-helix transcriptional regulator: MKHNVDVHVGKRIRHRRWMIGMTQQQLAEKVGIKFQQIQKYETGMNRVSASRLWDIAQAVDVPVSFFFEGLEDAHLHDAVEGDILADKEALQLVRAYYAMPEAQRRQIFELARVLSDAA, from the coding sequence ATGAAGCACAATGTGGACGTCCATGTCGGCAAGCGCATCCGCCACCGGCGGTGGATGATCGGCATGACCCAGCAGCAGCTGGCCGAGAAGGTCGGGATCAAGTTCCAGCAGATCCAGAAATACGAGACCGGGATGAATCGCGTCTCGGCGTCGCGGCTGTGGGACATCGCCCAGGCGGTGGACGTGCCGGTCAGCTTCTTCTTCGAAGGGCTCGAGGACGCGCATCTGCACGACGCGGTCGAGGGCGACATCCTGGCCGACAAGGAAGCGCTGCAGCTGGTCCGGGCCTATTACGCCATGCCCGAGGCGCAGCGCCGCCAGATCTTCGAACTGGCCCGGGTGCTGTCCGACGCGGCCTGA
- a CDS encoding NADPH:quinone oxidoreductase family protein, producing MGDEWNMMQIKEMAGLPVPGVLRLPEPGPGQVLVRLRAAALNFADLLMTTGRYQETPPLPFIPGLEGAGEVLAAGPGVDLTPGTRVAVQAQGTMAEANLFAAADCYPIPDGMGYDQAAGFLIAYGTSHFVLTQRAGLRAGETLAVLGAAGGVGLTAVEIGAALGARVIAVARGADRLDIARAAGAAETIDSATCPDLRAALRDLGGVDVVYDPVGDAPGEAAFGALRPGGRFLVIGFAGGKPPALPLNHALVKNIAIHGFYWGGYRKLDPAALRQDIAALFSLYAQGRLRPHVGASLPLAQLAEGYALLESRRSTGKVIVSL from the coding sequence ATGGGCGACGAGTGGAACATGATGCAAATCAAGGAAATGGCGGGACTTCCCGTGCCGGGCGTGCTGCGCCTGCCGGAACCCGGGCCCGGTCAGGTGCTGGTGCGGCTGCGCGCCGCTGCGCTGAATTTCGCCGACCTGCTGATGACCACCGGCCGCTACCAGGAGACGCCGCCCCTGCCCTTCATCCCCGGGCTCGAGGGCGCGGGCGAGGTGCTGGCCGCCGGCCCGGGCGTGGACCTGACGCCGGGCACTCGCGTCGCCGTGCAGGCCCAGGGCACCATGGCCGAGGCCAATCTCTTTGCCGCCGCGGACTGCTACCCGATCCCCGACGGCATGGGCTACGATCAGGCAGCGGGCTTCCTGATCGCCTATGGCACCAGCCATTTCGTCCTGACCCAGCGCGCCGGCCTGCGGGCGGGCGAGACGCTGGCCGTGCTGGGCGCCGCCGGCGGCGTCGGGCTGACCGCGGTCGAGATCGGCGCGGCGCTTGGCGCCCGCGTCATCGCCGTGGCGCGCGGCGCCGACAGGCTCGACATCGCCCGCGCGGCCGGTGCCGCCGAGACCATCGACAGCGCCACCTGCCCCGACCTGCGCGCGGCGCTGCGCGATCTGGGCGGCGTCGATGTGGTCTATGACCCGGTCGGCGACGCCCCGGGCGAGGCCGCCTTCGGTGCGCTGCGCCCCGGCGGGCGCTTCCTGGTCATCGGCTTTGCCGGCGGCAAGCCGCCCGCCCTGCCCCTGAACCACGCGCTGGTCAAGAACATCGCCATCCACGGCTTCTATTGGGGCGGCTATCGCAAGCTCGACCCCGCCGCCCTGCGCCAGGACATCGCGGCGCTGTTTTCGCTTTACGCGCAGGGCCGGCTGCGCCCGCATGTCGGCGCCTCCCTGCCGCTGGCGCAGCTTGCCGAGGGCTATGCCTTGCTCGAGTCGCGGCGCTCGACCGGAAAGGTGATCGTTAGCCTATGA